Proteins found in one Thunnus maccoyii chromosome 5, fThuMac1.1, whole genome shotgun sequence genomic segment:
- the LOC121897673 gene encoding dual specificity tyrosine-phosphorylation-regulated kinase 4-like, with protein sequence MYKDVTYASKKKVCTRPDNKPTPGKLLPKRENMARPMLQHHTNNFTIKGTMTIQQSVTEKGLKRLQQTVLPPIPMGSLKTQKDFSRTQLAVLPPISRNPQKTQLKFSPCQNIVPPPIHTQQKTPQQPAIQQQGNMQKSKTKKKKVKKGFEPKEKPKVEERPIVERTALTPETVLRESRPYLTDHELEEVKEYKEVWYLGTEAHKTRYSNFTETEDIKSTNSGYDTEEGYYIVIINDHLAYRFEVLEVIGTGYSGQVLKCLDHKTMELVAIKVIRNKDGFHLLGKAEVKILDALRKTDENNTANIVHMKENFYFRNHLCITFELFEKDLYKALKETNRRGFDEKEIRKYAIDVLKCLQMLKKKRVIHGDIKPENILLYKKGSVKHAAVSDFGGSCFMKHRDQPLIYTLYYMSPEMLLGKTCSTATDMWSLGCMLPELFRGRLLFRGRDNVDQFSCIMKVLGVFPTELLVRAPKSKKFFDLDGVPLNIKDIKLHSRTLAKQLNSKDAYFLDFIERCLKYDPTKRITPEEALQHPWIHKKDETKAVKLAEKTREDATVLTSSIKPVLLKKEKMPPLHLPPIKKKVKAKTGGKLRGI encoded by the exons ATGTATAAGGACGTCACTTACGCTTCCAAGAAGAAGGTGTGCACGAGACCCGACAACAAACCAACACCTGGAAAGCTGTTAcctaaaagagaaaacatggCAAGGCCAATGTTACAACACCACACG AATAATTTCACCATAAAAGGCACCATGACCATACAGCAGTCTGTCACTGAAAAGGGTCTAAAGCGCCTCCAACAGACGGTCTTGCCACCAATCCCAATGGGCTCTCTGAAAACGCAGAAGGATTTTAGCCGCACTCAGCTAGCTGTCCTGCCACCAATCTCCAGGAACCCTCAGAAAACCCAACTGAAGTTCAGCCCCTGTCAGAACATTGTGCCCCCACCAATCCACACCCAGCAGAAAACCCCCCAACAACCTGCTATTCAG CAACAAGGGAATATGCAGAAAAgcaaaaccaagaaaaaaaaagtcaagaagGGCTTTGAACCCAAGGAGAAGCCAAAGGTTGAGGAGAGGCCAATTGTGGAAAGAACAGCCTTGACCCCTGAAA CTGTTCTGAGAGAGTCCAGGCCTTACCTGACAGACCATGAGCTGGAAGAAGTCAAGGAATACAAAGAAGTGTGGTACCTGGGAACGGAGGCCCATAAAACTCGCTACTCAAACTTCACTGAAACAGAGGATATCAAGTCCACCAACTCTGGCTATGACACTGAGGAGGGGTACTACATAGTG ATCATCAATGACCACTTGGCCTACCGCTTTGAGGTCCTGGAGGTCATTGGAACAGGCTACTCTGGACAGGTCCTCAAATGCTTAGACCACAAGACCATGGAGCTGGTGGCCATCAAGGTCATTCGAAACAAAGACGg ttttcacttGCTGGGGAAGGCTGAGGTGAAGATTTTAGATGCCCTGCGAAAGACAGACGAGAACAACACCGCCAATATTGTCCATATGAAGGAGAACTTTTACTTCCGCAATCACCTTTGCATCACTTTTGAGCTCTTTGA AAAGGACCTATATAAAGCCTTAAAAGAGACCAACCGGCGGGGCTTCGATGAGAAAGAGATCCGAAAATACGCCATAGATGTGCTGAAGTGTCTACAGATGCTCAAAAAGAAGAGGGTCATCCATGGCGACATAAAACCG GAAAATATTCTACTCTACAAAAAGGGCAGTGTCAAGCATGCAGCAGTGAGTGACTTTGGAGGAAGCTGCTTTATGAAACACAGAG ATCAACCCCTCATCTACACTTTGTATTACATGTCTCCAGAGATGCTTCTTGGCAAAACATGCAGCACAGCCACTGACATGTGGAGCCTGGGCTGCATGTTACCTGAGCTCTTTCGTGGTCGCCTTCTCTTTCGTGGCCGTGACAATGTAGACCAGTTCAGCTGTATAATGAAG GTTCTGGGTGTCTTCCCTACTGAACTGCTGGTGAGAGCGCCCAAAAGTAAAAAGTTCTTTG ATTTGGATGGCGTCCCATTGAATATTAAAGATATAAAGCTCCACAGCCGCACTCTGGCCAAACAACTGAACTCTAAGGATGCTTATTTTCTGGATTTCATTGAACGCTGCCTTAA ATATGATCCAACAAAGCGCATAACACCAGAAGAGGCCTTGCAGCATCCATGGATTCACAAGAAAGATGAGACCAAAGCTGTAAAACTTGCTGAAAAAACTAGAGAAG ATGCCACAGTGCTTACCAGCAGCATAAAGCCTGTCTTgctgaaaaaagagaaaatgccACCACTACATTTGCCACCGATCAAGAAAAAGGTAAAAGCGAAGACAGGAGGAAAATTAAGAGGCATATAA